A genomic window from Enoplosus armatus isolate fEnoArm2 chromosome 18, fEnoArm2.hap1, whole genome shotgun sequence includes:
- the LOC139300876 gene encoding 3-hydroxy-3-methylglutaryl-coenzyme A reductase-like isoform X2, producing the protein MLARLFRLHGLLVASHPWEVIVGTLALNVCLMSMNSLAASSQMCSWNDCPKVEEKVHSSDIIILTVTRCMAIVYIYFQFKNLRQLGSKYILGIAGLFTVFSSFVFSTVVIHFFGKELTGLNEALPFFLLLIDLSKACALAKFALSSNSQEEVRDNISQGMAILGPTFTLDALVECLVIGVGTMSGVPQLEIMCCFGCMSVLANYFVFMTFFPACVSLVLELSRESREGRPIWQLSHFARVLAEEEDNKPNPVTQRVKIIMSLGLALVHAHTRLAAEHPGPNRTVEGPIAKRLESDGTMLPLKRTSMDLEQVITLGLALLLAVKYVFFEQTETESSLSLKSPIISSAPTQKPRGAGDSCRRDFPAPKPQKIMNGTLATNPTPPAVSDSQLSPEVYTAFREKEAAQPPAASVENDSCVSGFWGLVAPTPCVPHSGCDSEPRSLQECVAILSDPQRGARFLTDKEVMNLVTSRNILNYKLEAVLDTPERGVAIRREMLSPKLPVHSALACLPYKDYDYSKVMGTCCENVIGYMPVPVGVAGPLLLDEKQFYIPMATTEGCLVASTNRGCRALSLSGGCHSRILADSMTRGPVVRLPSACRAAEVKVWLETSDGFSLIKEAFDQTSRFARLEKLLVGLAGRNLYIRFQSQTGDAMGMNMLSKGTEKALHRLQQQYPDTEVLSVSGNYCTDKKSAAINWIMGRGKSAVCEATIPAHVVREVLKSSTAALVELNVNKNLVGSAMAGSIGGFNAHAANIVAAIYIACGQDPAQTVGSSNCITQMEPAGPQGDDLYISCTMPSIELGTVGGGTNLAPQQACLQMLGVQGTSSSQPGENARQLARVVCGTVLAGELSLMAALAAGHLVKSHMAHNRSKTNLSETPSSKTAA; encoded by the exons ATGTTGGCTCGTCTGTTCAGGCTCCATGGCCTGCTGGTGGCCTCTCACCCGTGGGAGGTAATAGTGGGCACCCTGGCTCTCAACGTCTGCCTCATGTCTATGAACAGCCTGGCCGCCAGCAGCCAGATGTGCAGCTGGAACGACTGCCCCAAAGTCGAGGAG AAAGTCCACAGCAGTGACATAATCATCCTGACAGTCACTCGCTGCATGGCCATCGTTTACATCTATTTCCAGTTCAAGAATCTGAGACAACTGGGATCCAAATATATACTGG GTATCGCAGGGTTGTTCACGGTGTTTTCCAGCTTTGTTTTCAGTACAGTGGTCATCCACTTCTTTGGGAAAGAGCTGACGGGTCTTAA TGAAGCGCTGCCGTTCTTTCTCCTGCTCATAGACCTGTCCAAAGCTTGTGCTCTGGCCAAATTCGCCCTCAGCTCAAACTCTCAG gaggaggtgagggataACATCTCCCAGGGCATGGCCATCCTGGGCCCCACCTTCACCCTGGATGCTCTGGTTGAGTGTCTGGTCATTGGTGTTGGCACCATGTCAG GTGTTCCTCAGTTAGAGatcatgtgttgttttggctGCATGTCTGTCCTGGCCAATTACTTTGTCTTCATGACCTTCTTCCCTGCGTGTGTCTCCCTGGTCCTGGAG CTGTCCAGGGAGAGCCGCGAGGGCCGTCCCATCTGGCAGCTGAGCCACTTTGCCCGTGTGCTggctgaggaagaggacaaCAAGCCCAATCCTGTGACCCAGAGGGTTAAAATCATCATG TCTTTGGGTCTGGCCCTGGTTCATGCTCACACTCGACTAGCAGCTGAGCACCCAGGTCCGAATCGCACCGTGGAGGGGCCCATAGCTAAGAGACTGGAATCTGATGGAACCATGTTGCCTCTGAAGCGCACCAG TATGGACCTGGAACAGGTGATAACCCTCGGTCTTGCCCTGCTCCTGGCCGTGAAGTACGTCTTCTTTGAACAAACAGAGACGGAGTCTTCCCTGTCCCTCAAGAGTCCCATTATCAGCTCTGCTCCGACTCAGAAGCCCAGGGGGGCAGGGGACAGCTGCAGGAGGGACTTTCCAGCCCCAAAACCCCAGAAGATCATGAACGGTACCTTAGCAaccaaccccacccccccagctGTCTCAGACTCTCAACTTTCCCCTGAGGTCTACACGGCGTTCAGAGAGAAGG AAGCCGCTCAGCCGCCAGCAGCCTCAGTGGAGAACGACTCCTGTGTTTCAGGTTTTTGGGGGTTGGTTGCTCCGACTCCTTGTGTTCCTCACAGTGGCTGTGATTCAGAGCCCCGGAGCCTGCAGGAGTGTGTGGCCATCCTCTCAGACCCTCAG AGGGGCGCCCGTTTTCTTACAGATAAAGAGGTGATGAACCTGGTAACCTCCCGAAACATCCTGAACTATAAACTGGAAGCTGTCCTCGACACTCCAGAGAGGGGCGTGGCCATCAGGAGGGAAATGCTATCACCCAAACTGCCTGTTCACTCTGCCTTGGCTTGTCTGCCTTATAAAGACTACGACTATTCGAAG GTGATGGGCACCTGCTGTGAGAATGTCATTGGCTACATGCCGGTGCCAGTAGGAGTGGCTGGTCCTCTTCTGTTGGATGAGAAGCAGTTTTACATTCCCATGGCGACCACCGAGGGCTGCCTGGTAGCCAGCACTAACAGAGGATGCAGGGCACTTTCT CTGAGCGGGGGTTGCCACAGCAGGATCCTAGCTGACAGCATGACCAGGGGTCCTGTGGTGAGGCTGCCCTCGGCGTGCCGGGCCGCGGAGGTCAAAGTCTGGCTCGAGACCTCGGACGGATTCAGCCTGATCAAAGAGGCTTTCGACCAGACCAGCAG GTTTGCTCGTCTGGAGAAGCTGTTGGTGGGCTTAGCTGGGAGGAACTTGTACATTCGCTTCCAGTCTCAGACGGGAGACGCCATGGGCATGAACATGCTCTCCAAG GGGACCGAGAAGGCTCTTCATAGACTCCAGCAGCAGTATCCAGACACAGAGGTGCTGTCGGTCAGCGGCAACTATTGCACTGACAAGAAGTCTGCTGCCATAAACTGGATCATGGGCCGGGGAAAGTCTGCTGTGTGCGAGGCCACCATCCCTGCCCACGTGGTCAGAGAG GTGCTGAAAAGCAGTACGGCTGCTCTGGTGGAGCTGAACGTCAACAAGAACCTGGTGGGCTCGGCCATGGCCGGCAGTATCGGGGGCTTTAATGCTCACGCTGCCAACATTGTGGCAGCCATCTACATCGCCTGTGGACAG GACCCGGCTCAGACGGTGGGGAGCTCTAACTGTATCACTCAGATGGAGCCTGCTGGTCCACAAGGAGACGACCTGTACATCAGCTGCACTATGCCCTCCATAGAGCTGGGCACTGTGGGAGGAGGCACCAACCTGGCTCCACAGCAGGCCTGTCTGCAG ATGCTTGGTGTCCAAGGTACCAGCTCCAGCCAGCCAGGCGAGAACGCCCGTCAGCTGGCCCGTGTGGTTTGTGGCACCGTACTGGCAGGGGAGCTCTCCCTGATGGCTGCTCTAGCCGCCGGACACCTCGTCAAGAGCCACATGGCCCACAACAG ATCTAAAACAAATCTGTCGGAAACACCTTCGTCAAAGACGGCCGCGTGA
- the LOC139300876 gene encoding 3-hydroxy-3-methylglutaryl-coenzyme A reductase-like isoform X1 codes for MLARLFRLHGLLVASHPWEVIVGTLALNVCLMSMNSLAASSQMCSWNDCPKVEEKVHSSDIIILTVTRCMAIVYIYFQFKNLRQLGSKYILGIAGLFTVFSSFVFSTVVIHFFGKELTGLNEALPFFLLLIDLSKACALAKFALSSNSQEEVRDNISQGMAILGPTFTLDALVECLVIGVGTMSGVPQLEIMCCFGCMSVLANYFVFMTFFPACVSLVLELSRESREGRPIWQLSHFARVLAEEEDNKPNPVTQRVKIIMSLGLALVHAHTRLAAEHPGPNRTVEGPIAKRLESDGTMLPLKRTSMDLEQVITLGLALLLAVKYVFFEQTETESSLSLKSPIISSAPTQKPRGAGDSCRRDFPAPKPQKIMNGTLATNPTPPAVSDSQLSPEVYTAFREKEAAQPPAASVENDSCVSGFWGLVAPTPCVPHSGCDSEPRSLQECVAILSDPQRGARFLTDKEVMNLVTSRNILNYKLEAVLDTPERGVAIRREMLSPKLPVHSALACLPYKDYDYSKVMGTCCENVIGYMPVPVGVAGPLLLDEKQFYIPMATTEGCLVASTNRGCRALSVSELSGGCHSRILADSMTRGPVVRLPSACRAAEVKVWLETSDGFSLIKEAFDQTSRFARLEKLLVGLAGRNLYIRFQSQTGDAMGMNMLSKGTEKALHRLQQQYPDTEVLSVSGNYCTDKKSAAINWIMGRGKSAVCEATIPAHVVREVLKSSTAALVELNVNKNLVGSAMAGSIGGFNAHAANIVAAIYIACGQDPAQTVGSSNCITQMEPAGPQGDDLYISCTMPSIELGTVGGGTNLAPQQACLQMLGVQGTSSSQPGENARQLARVVCGTVLAGELSLMAALAAGHLVKSHMAHNRSKTNLSETPSSKTAA; via the exons ATGTTGGCTCGTCTGTTCAGGCTCCATGGCCTGCTGGTGGCCTCTCACCCGTGGGAGGTAATAGTGGGCACCCTGGCTCTCAACGTCTGCCTCATGTCTATGAACAGCCTGGCCGCCAGCAGCCAGATGTGCAGCTGGAACGACTGCCCCAAAGTCGAGGAG AAAGTCCACAGCAGTGACATAATCATCCTGACAGTCACTCGCTGCATGGCCATCGTTTACATCTATTTCCAGTTCAAGAATCTGAGACAACTGGGATCCAAATATATACTGG GTATCGCAGGGTTGTTCACGGTGTTTTCCAGCTTTGTTTTCAGTACAGTGGTCATCCACTTCTTTGGGAAAGAGCTGACGGGTCTTAA TGAAGCGCTGCCGTTCTTTCTCCTGCTCATAGACCTGTCCAAAGCTTGTGCTCTGGCCAAATTCGCCCTCAGCTCAAACTCTCAG gaggaggtgagggataACATCTCCCAGGGCATGGCCATCCTGGGCCCCACCTTCACCCTGGATGCTCTGGTTGAGTGTCTGGTCATTGGTGTTGGCACCATGTCAG GTGTTCCTCAGTTAGAGatcatgtgttgttttggctGCATGTCTGTCCTGGCCAATTACTTTGTCTTCATGACCTTCTTCCCTGCGTGTGTCTCCCTGGTCCTGGAG CTGTCCAGGGAGAGCCGCGAGGGCCGTCCCATCTGGCAGCTGAGCCACTTTGCCCGTGTGCTggctgaggaagaggacaaCAAGCCCAATCCTGTGACCCAGAGGGTTAAAATCATCATG TCTTTGGGTCTGGCCCTGGTTCATGCTCACACTCGACTAGCAGCTGAGCACCCAGGTCCGAATCGCACCGTGGAGGGGCCCATAGCTAAGAGACTGGAATCTGATGGAACCATGTTGCCTCTGAAGCGCACCAG TATGGACCTGGAACAGGTGATAACCCTCGGTCTTGCCCTGCTCCTGGCCGTGAAGTACGTCTTCTTTGAACAAACAGAGACGGAGTCTTCCCTGTCCCTCAAGAGTCCCATTATCAGCTCTGCTCCGACTCAGAAGCCCAGGGGGGCAGGGGACAGCTGCAGGAGGGACTTTCCAGCCCCAAAACCCCAGAAGATCATGAACGGTACCTTAGCAaccaaccccacccccccagctGTCTCAGACTCTCAACTTTCCCCTGAGGTCTACACGGCGTTCAGAGAGAAGG AAGCCGCTCAGCCGCCAGCAGCCTCAGTGGAGAACGACTCCTGTGTTTCAGGTTTTTGGGGGTTGGTTGCTCCGACTCCTTGTGTTCCTCACAGTGGCTGTGATTCAGAGCCCCGGAGCCTGCAGGAGTGTGTGGCCATCCTCTCAGACCCTCAG AGGGGCGCCCGTTTTCTTACAGATAAAGAGGTGATGAACCTGGTAACCTCCCGAAACATCCTGAACTATAAACTGGAAGCTGTCCTCGACACTCCAGAGAGGGGCGTGGCCATCAGGAGGGAAATGCTATCACCCAAACTGCCTGTTCACTCTGCCTTGGCTTGTCTGCCTTATAAAGACTACGACTATTCGAAG GTGATGGGCACCTGCTGTGAGAATGTCATTGGCTACATGCCGGTGCCAGTAGGAGTGGCTGGTCCTCTTCTGTTGGATGAGAAGCAGTTTTACATTCCCATGGCGACCACCGAGGGCTGCCTGGTAGCCAGCACTAACAGAGGATGCAGGGCACTTTCTGtaagtgag CTGAGCGGGGGTTGCCACAGCAGGATCCTAGCTGACAGCATGACCAGGGGTCCTGTGGTGAGGCTGCCCTCGGCGTGCCGGGCCGCGGAGGTCAAAGTCTGGCTCGAGACCTCGGACGGATTCAGCCTGATCAAAGAGGCTTTCGACCAGACCAGCAG GTTTGCTCGTCTGGAGAAGCTGTTGGTGGGCTTAGCTGGGAGGAACTTGTACATTCGCTTCCAGTCTCAGACGGGAGACGCCATGGGCATGAACATGCTCTCCAAG GGGACCGAGAAGGCTCTTCATAGACTCCAGCAGCAGTATCCAGACACAGAGGTGCTGTCGGTCAGCGGCAACTATTGCACTGACAAGAAGTCTGCTGCCATAAACTGGATCATGGGCCGGGGAAAGTCTGCTGTGTGCGAGGCCACCATCCCTGCCCACGTGGTCAGAGAG GTGCTGAAAAGCAGTACGGCTGCTCTGGTGGAGCTGAACGTCAACAAGAACCTGGTGGGCTCGGCCATGGCCGGCAGTATCGGGGGCTTTAATGCTCACGCTGCCAACATTGTGGCAGCCATCTACATCGCCTGTGGACAG GACCCGGCTCAGACGGTGGGGAGCTCTAACTGTATCACTCAGATGGAGCCTGCTGGTCCACAAGGAGACGACCTGTACATCAGCTGCACTATGCCCTCCATAGAGCTGGGCACTGTGGGAGGAGGCACCAACCTGGCTCCACAGCAGGCCTGTCTGCAG ATGCTTGGTGTCCAAGGTACCAGCTCCAGCCAGCCAGGCGAGAACGCCCGTCAGCTGGCCCGTGTGGTTTGTGGCACCGTACTGGCAGGGGAGCTCTCCCTGATGGCTGCTCTAGCCGCCGGACACCTCGTCAAGAGCCACATGGCCCACAACAG ATCTAAAACAAATCTGTCGGAAACACCTTCGTCAAAGACGGCCGCGTGA
- the LOC139301165 gene encoding beta-1,3-galactosyl-O-glycosyl-glycoprotein beta-1,6-N-acetylglucosaminyltransferase 4-like, with product MNTRCLLLRLRRKQFIPSLLSLLTLCVLLLVSVKYSYIAGSLPPPGVLDDTQTFHKYNINCSAIYDMDPVEVGKSLIIRRKQVVEDKDESLVNLTSNCPLFIESRGYDDVCVSEEEKDFPLAYSLVVHKSAWMVERLIKALYSPSNVYCIHYDQKSSAEFTSAMEGLARCLPNVFIASKREFVFYASISRLKADLNCLSDLLGSEVKWKYVINLCGQDFPLRSNIELVSELKKLNGANMLETSRPSEHKKQRFTFHHELRDASFEYQKLPVKTEQMKTPPPHGIEMFSGNAYFVLSRDFVVHVDSSAVVKDFLAWSEDTYSPDEHFWATLVRLSGVPGAVPRSQPDITDLMSKTRLVKWQYLEENLYPPCSGEHIRSVCIFGAAEMRWLLNYGHWFANKFDPKVDPILIQCLEEKLEEKQMSFQSAASYNCQKG from the coding sequence ATGAATACAAGATGTCTGTTACTGAGACTAAGAAGAAAGCAGTTCATCCCTTCACTCCTGTCGCTGCTGACtctgtgtgtcctgctgttgGTCAGTGTGAAGTACAGCTACATCGCTGGATCTTTACCTCCCCCAGGAGTTTTAGACGACACCCAGACATTTCACAAGTACAACATTAACTGTTCGGCTATATATGACATGGACCCGGTGGAGGTGGGGAAATCGTTGATCATCAGAAGGAAACAAGTTGTGGAGGACAAGGATGAAAGTCTGGTCAACCTCACCTCAAACTGCCCGTTATTCATCGAGTCCAGAGGTTACGATGACGTGTGTgtctcagaggaggagaaagacttTCCACTTGCTTACTCACTGGTTGTGCATAAATCTGCATGGATGGTAGAGAGACTTATCAAGGCGCTGTACTCACCCAGTAATGTCTACTGCATCCACTATGATCAGAAGTCTTCAGCTGAGTTCACCTCAGCCATGGAGGGTTTGGCCCGCTGTTTGCCCAACGTCTTCATCGCCTCCAAGCGAGAGTTCGTCTTCTATGCGAGCATCAGCCGACTGAAAGCCGATCtcaactgtctgtctgatctTTTGGGGTCAGAAGTCAAGTGGAAGTATGTCATCAACCTCTGCGGCCAAGATTTCCCCCTCAGGTCCAACATCGAGCTGGTGTCCGAACTTAAGAAGCTGAACGGCGCGAACATGCTGGAGACGAGCCGACCCTCTGAGCATAAGAAGCAGAGGTTCACGTTTCACCACGAGCTGAGAGACGCCAGCTTTGAATATCAAAAGCTGCCCGTGAAAACAGAGCAGATGAAGACTCCGCCGCCACACGGCATCGAGATGTTCTCCGGCAATGCCTACTTTGTCTTGTCTCGGGACTTTGTCGTGCACGTGGACTCCTCGGCGGTGGTGAAAGATTTTCTGGCCTGGTCAGAGGACACCTACTCCCCAGATGAACACTTCTGGGCCACACTTGTGCGACTGTCAGGGGTTCCCGGGGCGGTGCCCAGATCCCAGCCCGACATCACGGACCTGATGAGTAAGACCAGGCTGGTGAAGTGGCAATACCTGGAGGAGAACCTGTACCCGCCCTGCTCGGGGGAGCACATTCGCAGCGTTTGTATTTTCGGTGCAGCGGAAATGCGTTGGTTGCTCAACTACGGCCACTGGTTCGCCAACAAGTTCGATCCCAAAGTGGACCCCATTCTCATCCAGTGCCTCgaggagaagctggaggaaaaacaaatgtcattccAATCAGCGGCATCTTATAATTGTCAAAAGGGTTAa